The following are encoded together in the Neomonachus schauinslandi chromosome X, ASM220157v2, whole genome shotgun sequence genome:
- the LOC110577209 gene encoding COUP transcription factor 2-like produces the protein METVVNTGTAPQDEMPSLQGSQVSQVLPKPGPQPSAQDPPQTPSQGGPASTLAEMAAVGQSSHGGSSGEKQKQQQQHIDCLVCGDKSNGKHYGQFTCEGCKSFFKRSLGKSLNFTCHANQDCRIDRHQRNRCQYCRFKKCIDVGMKREVVHKNGRPLAQPTDGQLVMANGESLNSRSNLSGYISLLLGAEPYTLFGSGSECVQPNDVLTLENICEQAARVLFGAVEWARKMPLFPDLSINDQVALLRLTWCDLFMLNWAQCSMPLHIIPYLATTSLCTSPASSNQGSIFMDHVKIFQEQMEKFKALHVDPPEYSCLKAIVLFTSDAPGLSDVANVESFQEKSQCALEQYVRSQYSNQPTRFGKLLLRLPSLRTVSSSVIEQLFFVHLVGKTSIKTLIRDMLLSGNSGN, from the coding sequence ATGGAAACGGTAGTCAACACCGGGACTGCCCCCCAGGATGAGATGCCCAGCTTGCAGGGCAGCCAGGTCTCACAGGTGCTGCCCAAGCCAGGCCCGCAGCCCAGTGCCCAGGACCCGCCACAGACGCCCAGCCAAGGGGGCCCAGCCAGCACATTGGCGGAAATGGCGGCTGTCGGCCAGAGCAGCCATGGTGGCTCTAGCGgtgagaagcagaagcagcagcaacagcaCATCGATTGCCTGGTATGTGGGGACAAGTCCAACGGCAAGCACTACGGCCAGTTCACATGCGAGGGCTGCAAGAGCTTCTTCAAGCGCAGTTTGGGGAAGAGCCTGAACTTCACGTGTCATGCCAACCAAGACTGTCGCATTGACCGGCACCAACGCAACCGGTGCCAGTACTGCCGCTTCAAAAAGTGCATCGACGTGGGTATGAAAAGAGAAGTAGTGCATAAGAACGGGAGACCGCTCGCCCAGCCAACCGATGGGCAGTTAGTGATGGCCAACGGGGAATCCCTCAACTCCCGCTCTAACCTGTCTGGATATATTTCTCTGCTGCTCGGTGCCGAGCCCTATACCCTGTTTGGGTCCGGCAGTGAATGCGTGCAGCCCAACGATGTCTTGACCCTTGAGAACATTTGCGAACAGGCTGCCCGGGTGCTCTTCGGCGCCGTTGAATGGGCCCGGAAGATGCCCTTGTTCCCTGACCTGTCCATCAATGACCAAGTGGCCCTGCTTCGCCTCACCTGGTGTGACCTGTTCATGCTGAACTGGGCACAGTGCTCCATGCCCCTCCATATCATCCCGTACCTGGCCACCACCAGCTTATGCACCTCGCCGGCATCCTCCAACCAGGGGTCCATCTTTATGGACCACGTAAAGATTTTCCAAGAGCAAATGGAAAAGTTCAAAGCTCTGCACGTCGACCCCCCCGAGTACAGCTGCCTCAAAGCCATAGTCCTGTTCACTTCAGATGCCCCTGGCCTCTCGGATGTAGCCAATGTGGAAAGCTTCCAGGAAAAGTCCCAGTGTGCTTTGGAACAATACGTTAGGAGCCAGTACTCCAACCAACCAACGCGATTTGGAAAGCTTTTGCTTCGCCTCCCTTCCCTCCGCACAGTCTCCTCCTCAGTGATAGAGCAATTATTTTTCGTCCACTTGGTAGGTAAAACCTCCATCAAAACCCTCATCCGGGATATGTTACTGTCCGGTAACAGTGGTAACTAG